In the Borrelia turicatae 91E135 genome, one interval contains:
- the ftsY gene encoding signal recognition particle-docking protein FtsY, with the protein MGIFDKIKNLFKNKEKTQIFEKLEDILLEADIKNDIVIEIIENIKKLKVKDEEETFLKLKDFLKSYINQQSLNLENKRLNILLIIGVNGVGKTSSIIKLANKFKNEGKNVLIAAADTFRAAAIEQIKIQSEKIGIKVISQNQGSDAAAVIFDSISSAKTKNYDILIIDTAGRLQNKENLIKELQKMDNVIKKQMIKTDVNYKKILVIDSIAGKNINNQTEIFNKAIEIDGIIATKFDSSSRAGGIINISKLFKKPIYFFTFGEQVEHIKEFNTDDYLNKLL; encoded by the coding sequence TTGGGTATTTTTGACAAGATAAAAAATTTATTTAAGAACAAAGAAAAAACACAAATATTTGAAAAATTAGAAGATATTCTCTTAGAAGCAGATATTAAAAATGATATAGTAATTGAAATAATAGAAAATATAAAAAAACTTAAGGTCAAAGATGAAGAAGAAACATTCTTAAAACTAAAAGACTTTCTTAAAAGTTACATAAACCAACAATCCCTCAACCTAGAGAATAAAAGATTAAACATCTTATTGATAATTGGGGTAAACGGAGTTGGCAAGACCTCAAGCATCATAAAGCTTGCAAATAAATTTAAAAATGAAGGTAAAAACGTATTAATAGCTGCAGCAGACACATTCCGAGCAGCAGCAATTGAACAAATTAAAATACAGAGCGAAAAAATAGGAATTAAAGTCATATCTCAAAATCAAGGAAGCGACGCAGCAGCAGTAATATTTGACAGCATTTCAAGTGCAAAGACCAAAAATTATGATATATTAATAATTGACACAGCAGGAAGACTTCAAAACAAAGAAAATCTAATCAAAGAACTCCAAAAAATGGATAATGTAATCAAAAAGCAAATGATCAAAACAGATGTTAACTATAAAAAGATACTAGTAATAGACTCTATCGCTGGAAAGAATATAAACAATCAAACAGAAATATTTAACAAAGCAATAGAAATTGATGGAATAATAGCCACAAAATTTGACTCATCATCTAGAGCAGGTGGAATAATAAATATTTCAAAATTATTTAAGAAACCAATATACTTTTTTACATTTGGAGAACAAGTAGAACATATTAAAGAATTCAACACTGATGACTACTTGAATAAATTATTATGA
- a CDS encoding ABC transporter permease, which yields MGLNKFLLKRLILDEQNSLSLTIVIILSIVLGQIIIIITISIMNGFQNDFFTSISTLESGNLKIESQLNDQELNALKEIKEIIQINKIYETQGIGIENYYYPSILNIIALDTKDIIEDKNFILLTGLTQSELQLNDDEIIIGDVLSYNLGLLEGDIIGLILSDEIKNLQTLKNEIKYFKIKAIFKSNYAKINESTIFMNINYFYKKQIIKDSDIKYQIKTQNLYPSKSLINKIKNINPNIQFKPWNEYNKEFYKALKIERNTMLIILTSIFLVIAVNTYYLQKRIIINKSKSISIILSLGLKSQKIRKIFLIHSVIICILGGIIGLITGIIISSNINEILNVIDILINSLINTINYILKLKLENIEIKIVKNTITPKIFLSDLMFTLFFACLFTICSSLKVTKKIKYVDKINGAS from the coding sequence ATGGGATTAAATAAATTTTTATTGAAAAGATTGATTTTAGATGAACAAAATAGCTTATCACTCACAATTGTAATAATTTTAAGCATAGTGCTTGGACAAATCATTATCATTATCACAATATCAATAATGAATGGTTTTCAAAATGACTTTTTCACAAGCATATCTACTTTAGAGAGCGGTAATTTAAAAATTGAAAGCCAATTAAATGATCAAGAACTTAATGCTCTTAAAGAGATTAAAGAAATAATTCAAATAAATAAAATCTATGAAACACAAGGTATTGGAATCGAAAACTATTACTATCCAAGTATCTTGAATATAATTGCACTTGACACAAAAGACATAATAGAAGATAAAAATTTTATCCTACTAACAGGCCTTACACAATCTGAGCTTCAACTTAACGATGATGAAATCATAATAGGAGATGTACTCTCATACAACTTAGGCCTACTTGAAGGCGACATAATAGGATTAATATTAAGTGATGAAATAAAAAATTTACAAACATTAAAAAACGAAATAAAATACTTCAAAATAAAAGCCATTTTTAAGAGCAATTATGCCAAAATAAATGAATCCACAATATTTATGAACATTAATTACTTTTACAAAAAACAAATTATAAAAGATTCAGACATTAAATATCAAATCAAAACACAAAATTTATATCCTAGCAAAAGCTTAATAAACAAAATAAAAAATATTAATCCCAATATCCAATTTAAACCATGGAACGAATATAATAAAGAATTCTATAAAGCACTAAAAATAGAGAGGAATACAATGTTAATCATTTTAACAAGCATATTTCTTGTCATTGCCGTTAACACATATTATTTACAAAAAAGAATAATAATCAATAAAAGCAAATCAATTTCAATAATCTTATCTTTAGGGCTTAAATCGCAAAAAATCAGGAAAATTTTCTTAATTCATTCAGTAATAATCTGCATACTCGGGGGCATTATTGGATTAATTACAGGCATTATAATATCTTCAAATATCAATGAAATTTTAAATGTAATTGATATTTTAATAAATAGCCTGATTAATACTATAAATTATATATTAAAATTAAAACTAGAAAATATAGAAATAAAAATAGTTAAAAATACAATTACACCTAAAATATTTTTAAGTGATTTAATGTTCACACTATTTTTTGCTTGCTTGTTTACCATATGCTCAAGTCTAAAGGTAACAAAAAAGATCAAATATGTTGATAAAATAAACGGAGCCTCATAA
- a CDS encoding ABC transporter ATP-binding protein, which yields MKNIICITEIHKTYTKNKTKIKVLENLNLNVKDGDFISIQGKSGCGKSTLFNIISGIDKMDSGDIISCGISLKDANEKTLSLYKNKKIGLVFQNHNLIDEFSVFENIILPKIIEGKDNLETINRKALRLMKILEIDKRGDHYPSELSGGEAQRAAIARALINEPNIILCDEPTGNLDINTAKTVESLLINTAKTFHKTLILVSHNPEFSNKADIKYEFKEKTLKRI from the coding sequence ATGAAAAATATTATATGTATAACGGAAATACATAAAACATATACTAAAAACAAAACAAAAATAAAAGTATTAGAAAATTTAAATTTAAATGTAAAAGATGGTGACTTTATTTCAATTCAAGGCAAAAGCGGATGTGGAAAATCTACACTTTTTAACATCATATCAGGAATTGATAAAATGGATTCAGGCGATATAATTTCATGCGGAATATCTTTAAAAGATGCAAATGAGAAAACCCTAAGTTTATATAAAAACAAAAAAATAGGTCTTGTATTTCAAAATCACAATTTAATTGATGAGTTTAGTGTATTTGAAAATATTATTTTACCTAAAATAATTGAGGGGAAAGATAACTTAGAAACAATAAATAGAAAAGCTCTACGCTTAATGAAAATATTAGAAATAGATAAAAGAGGGGATCACTACCCTTCAGAGCTCTCAGGAGGAGAAGCACAAAGAGCAGCAATTGCAAGGGCTTTAATAAATGAACCGAATATAATCTTATGCGATGAACCTACTGGTAATCTGGATATTAACACCGCAAAAACGGTAGAATCTTTATTAATAAACACAGCTAAAACATTTCATAAAACACTAATTTTAGTCAGTCACAATCCAGAATTTTCAAACAAAGCAGATATTAAATATGAATTTAAAGAAAAAACATTAAAGAGAATATGA
- a CDS encoding ABC transporter permease, translating into MMRPNIKELTKIAYIIFINSKNKKALIGSGMSLSLVMIPLIIVYYMSNNIMNSTIEKYIENEGFSVQIEYNEIQKDTYLKSKLEKLKKEYQHDELRYFFERRTYGIIGNNKKQGVLIRAVENKFIDENKHIKLIDGKKSFNKNEILISKQIKDRLNLNINESIYIVVPNNKHQKIFPKAKKFNISGIIETGLREIDKNLVLISLQDSNIMSEEFSKSIIGISIKPNTKEKTDNLKKNIKKEFQEYKIKTFYELYLNKYTNLDISKKLLIFIMAFIVIFASINISSSLCMLILENKKKIAIFKSIGMNNSSLKLIFILIALVLSSISCIIGIIIGNYITINIEHLINIIDIIINTILKIFGTDNTELLNSDYYISEFNIKISYKFSLIILLSYTLISITTTLIPLNIISKFKEKEIL; encoded by the coding sequence ATGATGCGTCCAAATATCAAAGAACTCACAAAAATAGCATACATAATATTTATAAATTCAAAAAATAAAAAAGCCTTGATTGGTTCTGGAATGTCTTTAAGTTTAGTCATGATTCCTTTAATTATTGTCTACTACATGTCAAACAATATAATGAATTCTACAATAGAAAAATACATTGAAAATGAAGGATTTTCCGTACAAATTGAATATAATGAAATTCAAAAAGATACATATCTTAAATCTAAGCTAGAAAAATTAAAAAAAGAATACCAACATGATGAACTAAGATATTTTTTTGAAAGAAGAACCTACGGAATAATCGGAAATAATAAAAAACAAGGTGTATTAATAAGAGCAGTAGAGAACAAATTTATTGATGAAAATAAGCATATAAAATTAATAGACGGCAAAAAAAGCTTCAACAAAAATGAAATATTGATATCAAAACAAATTAAAGATAGACTTAATTTAAACATCAACGAATCTATTTATATAGTAGTACCAAATAATAAGCATCAAAAGATATTCCCCAAAGCAAAAAAGTTTAATATATCCGGAATCATTGAAACAGGTTTAAGAGAAATTGATAAAAACTTAGTTCTCATTTCACTACAAGATTCAAATATCATGTCGGAAGAATTTTCGAAAAGTATAATTGGAATTTCTATCAAACCCAATACAAAAGAAAAAACTGATAATTTAAAGAAAAACATTAAAAAAGAATTCCAAGAATACAAAATAAAAACATTTTATGAGCTTTACTTAAACAAATATACAAACTTAGATATCAGCAAAAAACTCTTAATATTTATTATGGCATTTATTGTAATATTTGCAAGTATTAATATATCCTCATCCCTTTGTATGTTAATACTTGAAAATAAAAAGAAAATTGCAATATTTAAATCAATTGGAATGAATAATTCAAGTCTCAAACTAATATTTATATTAATAGCACTTGTTCTAAGCTCAATATCTTGTATAATAGGAATAATTATTGGAAATTATATAACCATTAATATCGAACATTTAATTAATATAATAGATATCATTATTAATACAATTTTAAAAATATTTGGAACTGATAACACAGAACTTTTAAACTCTGATTATTATATCTCTGAATTTAATATCAAAATAAGTTACAAATTTAGCTTAATTATTCTTTTATCTTACACACTAATCAGTATTACAACAACGCTTATTCCTCTAAATATTATTTCAAAGTTTAAAGAAAAAGAAATTCTATAG
- a CDS encoding cysteine desulfurase, translating to MDLNLIKDTNETVKILRKDFPILNKTINDKKIIYFDNAATSQKPQSVISSIVEYYTNYNANVYRSGHELAIQSSLKVAKVRKIVKNFINAESCKNIIFNSGTTDGINTVVNSLLFSKLLKKNDEIITTTLEHNSNLLPWINIAKFLKLKIKLAKFNEMGIIQPEQIKNLITNKTRIIAISSINNILGTIQDLETIGKLARDNKIILFIDAAQMAPHMNIDVKKIDCDFLVFSGHKMLAPTGIGVLYISDKIIDKLNSSKLGGNTIEDIFMKNGELNFKTLEPPNKFESGTPNIAGIIGLGKAIEYINNVSMEFIQEHDRALIEYCVAKLKEIDEVEFILNKDIKRKSIISFTVKDIHSHDIETYLDTMGIAIRSGKTCAYLAFFSENIKKDHLLRISFYLYNTKEEIDTFISCLKSTIKAFY from the coding sequence ATGGATCTTAATCTTATAAAAGACACAAATGAAACAGTCAAAATCCTAAGGAAAGACTTCCCTATTCTAAATAAAACTATTAATGATAAAAAAATCATTTATTTTGACAATGCCGCAACTTCTCAAAAACCACAAAGTGTGATTTCATCTATAGTTGAATACTACACAAATTATAATGCAAATGTGTACAGAAGCGGACATGAACTTGCAATACAATCCAGCTTAAAAGTAGCAAAAGTAAGGAAAATTGTCAAAAATTTTATCAATGCAGAATCTTGTAAAAACATAATATTTAATTCTGGTACTACAGATGGAATAAACACAGTAGTAAACTCATTACTTTTTTCAAAACTTTTAAAAAAAAATGACGAAATCATTACAACAACGCTCGAACACAATAGTAATTTGCTTCCTTGGATAAATATTGCCAAATTTTTAAAATTAAAAATTAAACTTGCAAAATTTAATGAAATGGGAATCATTCAACCAGAACAAATAAAAAACTTAATTACAAATAAAACAAGAATTATTGCTATATCTAGCATAAACAATATACTAGGAACTATACAAGATTTAGAAACAATTGGAAAGCTTGCTAGAGATAATAAAATTATTTTATTCATAGATGCAGCTCAAATGGCACCACATATGAATATAGATGTAAAAAAAATAGACTGTGATTTTTTAGTATTCTCAGGACACAAAATGCTTGCTCCAACAGGCATTGGGGTCTTATATATATCAGATAAAATTATAGATAAACTCAACAGTTCCAAATTAGGAGGTAACACCATAGAAGATATTTTCATGAAAAATGGAGAGCTTAACTTCAAAACCCTTGAACCTCCAAATAAATTTGAATCGGGTACACCAAACATTGCAGGAATTATTGGTCTTGGCAAAGCAATAGAATATATTAATAACGTCTCAATGGAATTTATTCAAGAACATGACAGAGCACTGATTGAATATTGTGTTGCAAAATTAAAAGAAATTGATGAAGTTGAATTCATTCTAAATAAAGATATCAAACGAAAATCAATAATATCATTTACAGTAAAAGATATTCACTCACACGACATCGAGACATATCTTGATACAATGGGAATTGCAATTAGATCTGGGAAAACTTGCGCTTACCTTGCATTTTTTTCAGAAAATATCAAAAAAGACCATCTACTAAGAATAAGCTTTTACTTATACAATACAAAAGAAGAAATTGATACTTTCATATCCTGCTTAAAGAGCACAATAAAAGCATTTTATTAA
- a CDS encoding iron-sulfur cluster assembly scaffold protein, with amino-acid sequence MFSEETKKELIRFSKIKKYYFKTDKNQSSVYHQSKCGDQITFKINESNKKIRLKYNAYGCIIFLSSAYILTKLCDNKPRKEILEIITKTINKNFENLEEIDKSLKNFENFLYTNRKDCFMLPYKALKEILNTIK; translated from the coding sequence ATGTTTTCAGAAGAAACAAAAAAAGAACTAATACGATTTAGCAAAATAAAAAAGTATTATTTTAAAACAGATAAAAATCAAAGTTCAGTATATCATCAATCTAAGTGCGGTGACCAAATAACTTTTAAAATCAATGAAAGCAACAAAAAAATTAGATTAAAATACAACGCATATGGATGCATAATTTTTCTCTCAAGTGCTTATATCTTAACTAAGCTATGTGATAATAAACCTAGAAAAGAAATACTAGAAATCATAACAAAAACAATCAATAAAAATTTTGAAAATTTAGAAGAAATTGATAAAAGCCTTAAAAATTTTGAAAATTTCTTATATACAAATAGAAAAGATTGCTTCATGCTACCATACAAAGCTCTAAAAGAGATCTTGAATACCATTAAATAA
- a CDS encoding YifB family Mg chelatase-like AAA ATPase, whose translation MKIYSHSSIGYEGELIEIEVDIRKGISGIDIVGLAGSEIKESRERVKSAIKNSEFTFPKDRILINLAPAGIKKIGTAIDLSIATSIITIKENQNNNLEVLILGELQLDGQIRAIKGVLPAISLAKKRGIKCIIIPFDNLEESLLIENLNIWGVKTLKEALEIISNLNNNIFPAKHTINFKTEYNEEKFEYDFKNIKGQHRTKRALEIAVAGGHNIMLFGPPGSGKTLSIKCVQSILPPLTNKEIIETNRIWSVAGKLIDTKIIRQRPFRQPHQTASKEGIIGGGSNALPGEVSLAHNGILFLDEALEFQKSILQSLREPIEDKMISIVRASSKSFKYPANFQLMIATNPCPCGNLGKNDTECFCSQQEVSNYWKKLGAAMLDRIDIRVPVKPVDNAKLFQEDNESSCEIRQKIIKTRNIQSKRYANIENIHKNSDLKPEHIAIFCELDKILREEMIYILNKLNISSRATHSILKLARTIADLKEENHISRESLLEAIEHRKHGERLLEE comes from the coding sequence ATGAAAATATACTCTCACTCATCAATAGGATATGAAGGTGAACTCATTGAAATTGAAGTAGATATTAGAAAAGGAATATCAGGAATTGACATTGTTGGACTAGCTGGAAGTGAAATCAAAGAATCAAGAGAAAGGGTAAAATCAGCTATCAAAAATTCAGAATTTACTTTTCCAAAAGACAGGATATTAATCAATCTAGCACCAGCCGGTATCAAAAAAATCGGTACAGCAATTGATCTTTCAATCGCAACAAGCATTATAACTATAAAAGAAAATCAAAACAATAACTTAGAAGTTTTAATATTAGGTGAATTACAATTAGACGGACAAATAAGAGCAATTAAAGGAGTATTGCCTGCCATTTCACTTGCAAAGAAAAGAGGAATCAAATGTATAATCATACCTTTTGACAATTTAGAAGAATCTCTTTTAATAGAAAATCTAAACATCTGGGGAGTAAAAACTTTAAAAGAAGCCCTAGAAATAATAAGCAATCTTAACAACAATATATTTCCAGCAAAACACACAATTAACTTTAAAACAGAATACAATGAAGAAAAATTTGAATACGATTTTAAAAACATAAAAGGACAACATAGAACAAAAAGAGCACTCGAAATCGCAGTCGCTGGAGGTCATAACATCATGTTATTTGGTCCTCCTGGAAGTGGAAAAACTCTCAGCATCAAATGTGTACAGTCAATCTTACCTCCACTTACAAATAAAGAAATCATTGAAACAAACAGAATCTGGTCAGTCGCGGGTAAATTAATAGATACAAAAATCATAAGACAAAGACCATTTAGACAACCCCATCAAACTGCAAGTAAAGAAGGAATAATTGGTGGAGGCTCCAATGCACTTCCCGGTGAAGTATCACTTGCTCATAATGGAATTTTATTCTTAGATGAGGCTTTGGAATTCCAAAAATCAATACTACAATCACTTCGCGAACCAATAGAAGATAAGATGATCTCAATAGTAAGAGCAAGTTCAAAATCATTTAAATATCCTGCAAATTTTCAGTTAATGATTGCTACAAACCCCTGTCCTTGTGGCAACCTTGGAAAAAATGATACAGAATGTTTTTGTTCACAACAAGAGGTTTCAAACTACTGGAAAAAACTTGGAGCAGCAATGCTTGATAGAATTGATATTAGGGTACCAGTTAAACCAGTAGACAATGCAAAATTATTCCAAGAAGATAATGAAAGCTCGTGTGAAATCAGACAGAAAATAATAAAAACAAGGAACATACAAAGTAAAAGATACGCAAATATTGAAAATATTCACAAGAATTCTGATCTTAAACCAGAACATATTGCTATATTCTGTGAATTAGATAAAATACTTAGAGAAGAAATGATTTATATATTAAATAAACTCAATATATCATCAAGAGCAACTCATTCAATCTTAAAACTAGCAAGAACAATTGCGGATTTAAAAGAAGAAAACCATATTTCAAGGGAATCATTACTAGAAGCTATTGAACATAGAAAACATGGAGAAAGATTACTAGAAGAGTAA
- a CDS encoding L-lactate dehydrogenase yields the protein MLKRNKVVLVGAGGVGSSFAYALTIDNSLVHELIIIDLAQDKAKGEVMDLNHGQMFLEKNIKIEFGNYDDCSDADIVVITAGLNQKPGETRLDLVGKNTKIFKEIVTSVVSSGFSGIFVIASNPVDIMTYVTMKYSNFPTHKVIGTGTTLDTSRLRYFLAERFNVNTQNIHSYIMGEHGDSSFATWDETKIAMKSLSEYLAEGKVSDAELDEMHKNVVNAAYEVIKLKGATYYAIGLGIKKIVNAIISDQNLILPISSYINGQYGNFVKDIYIGAPSVVCKDGIKEVLDFTISDRELEKFKISASQLKSYIDKIEF from the coding sequence ATGCTTAAACGTAATAAGGTTGTTCTTGTTGGAGCTGGTGGTGTTGGCTCAAGCTTTGCTTATGCTTTGACAATAGATAACTCACTTGTTCATGAGCTTATAATTATTGATTTAGCTCAAGACAAAGCTAAGGGTGAAGTCATGGATTTAAACCATGGTCAGATGTTCTTAGAAAAAAATATTAAAATAGAATTTGGCAATTATGATGATTGTTCTGATGCTGATATTGTTGTAATTACTGCAGGTCTTAATCAAAAACCAGGTGAGACAAGACTTGACTTGGTTGGCAAAAATACTAAAATCTTTAAAGAAATTGTAACAAGTGTTGTTTCAAGTGGATTTAGTGGTATTTTTGTAATTGCAAGTAATCCTGTTGATATTATGACTTATGTAACAATGAAATATTCCAATTTTCCAACTCATAAGGTTATTGGTACAGGGACAACGCTTGATACTTCAAGACTTAGATATTTTTTAGCTGAGCGTTTTAATGTTAATACTCAAAATATACATTCATATATTATGGGTGAGCATGGAGATAGTTCTTTTGCTACTTGGGATGAGACTAAAATAGCTATGAAGTCTTTATCAGAATATCTTGCTGAAGGAAAAGTAAGTGATGCAGAACTTGATGAGATGCACAAGAATGTTGTTAATGCTGCTTATGAGGTAATTAAACTTAAAGGTGCAACTTATTATGCTATTGGACTTGGTATTAAAAAAATTGTTAATGCAATAATTAGTGACCAAAACCTTATTTTGCCGATATCTTCATATATTAATGGGCAGTATGGTAATTTTGTTAAGGATATTTATATTGGAGCACCTTCTGTTGTTTGTAAAGATGGTATAAAAGAGGTTCTTGATTTTACAATAAGTGATAGAGAGCTTGAAAAATTTAAAATTTCTGCTAGTCAATTGAAGAGTTATATTGATAAAATAGAGTTTTAA
- the lepA gene encoding translation elongation factor 4 translates to MKISSYKKNFCIIAHIDHGKSTLADRFIQKAKIVSDREFKSQILDSMDIERERGITIKSQAVTIDYKCSDGNTYELNFVDTPGHVDFSYEVSRAISSCEGALLLVDASQGIEAQTVSNFYMAFEHNLEIIPVINKIDLPSANIDFVKEQIEHDLGLDSNIAVPISAKNGIGIDELLEAICKYVPSPKGSVKSSLKALIFDSHYDSYRGVIVHFRIFEGQIKTGNKIKLMHADREYLVEEIGIFRIILERKEILEAGDVGYFIAGIKNISDVKIGDTVTLVDNPASAPLEGFKEVKPVVFSSIYPVDANQYDDLLKAMDRLKLNDASLTFEKDASAALGHGFKCGFLGLLHLEVIQERIEREFDLNVILTSPSVRYKIIPKKGNSYFIESPEQFPGNENIEVSLEPYIRANIIVPTEFLGNVMSVCLLKRGVQENLIYLDTKRVEVIYKMPLAEILFDFYDKVKSVSRGYASFDYVLLGYEETDLVKLDILVNGDRVDALSQLVFKDGARAKALSICKKLKDEIARQQFKIAIQGAIGSNIIARETISPVRKDVTAKCYGGDITRKRKLLEKQKEGKKRLKMIGNIEIPQSAFLAILKSDDN, encoded by the coding sequence TTGAAAATTAGTTCTTATAAAAAAAATTTTTGTATTATTGCACATATTGATCATGGTAAATCAACTTTAGCGGATAGATTTATACAAAAAGCCAAAATAGTCTCAGATCGTGAATTTAAAAGTCAAATTCTTGATAGTATGGATATTGAAAGAGAACGGGGTATTACAATTAAGAGTCAAGCAGTTACTATTGATTATAAGTGTAGTGATGGCAATACTTATGAACTTAATTTTGTAGATACCCCAGGTCATGTTGATTTTTCTTATGAAGTTTCAAGAGCAATTTCATCTTGTGAGGGAGCACTTTTACTTGTTGATGCGAGTCAGGGAATAGAGGCTCAAACTGTTTCAAACTTTTATATGGCATTTGAACATAATCTTGAAATTATTCCTGTTATTAACAAAATAGATCTACCAAGTGCTAATATTGATTTTGTAAAAGAGCAAATAGAACATGATTTAGGATTAGATTCAAATATTGCTGTTCCCATATCGGCTAAGAATGGAATAGGAATTGATGAGTTGCTTGAGGCTATTTGTAAATATGTTCCATCTCCCAAAGGTAGTGTTAAGAGTTCATTAAAGGCTTTAATTTTTGATTCACATTATGATTCTTATCGTGGTGTTATTGTGCATTTTAGAATTTTTGAAGGACAAATCAAAACTGGCAACAAGATTAAATTGATGCATGCAGATAGGGAATATTTAGTGGAAGAGATTGGAATTTTTAGAATAATTCTTGAAAGAAAAGAGATTTTGGAAGCAGGTGATGTTGGTTATTTTATTGCGGGCATAAAGAATATATCAGATGTTAAGATAGGAGACACTGTAACTCTTGTTGATAATCCAGCAAGTGCGCCTCTTGAAGGGTTTAAGGAAGTTAAACCCGTTGTGTTTTCTTCTATTTATCCAGTTGATGCTAATCAGTATGATGATCTTTTAAAGGCAATGGATAGACTTAAATTAAATGATGCATCGCTTACTTTTGAAAAAGATGCCTCAGCTGCTCTTGGACATGGATTTAAATGTGGATTTTTGGGACTTTTACATTTAGAGGTAATTCAGGAAAGAATTGAACGTGAATTTGATCTTAATGTGATATTAACATCACCATCAGTGCGTTATAAAATTATTCCCAAAAAAGGGAATTCTTATTTTATTGAGAGTCCTGAACAATTTCCTGGAAATGAAAACATTGAAGTTTCTCTTGAGCCTTATATTAGAGCAAATATTATTGTTCCCACTGAATTTTTGGGGAATGTTATGAGTGTTTGTTTGCTTAAAAGAGGCGTGCAAGAAAATTTGATTTATCTTGATACAAAACGTGTTGAAGTTATTTATAAAATGCCACTTGCTGAGATACTTTTTGATTTTTACGATAAGGTTAAATCTGTAAGTCGTGGATACGCTTCTTTTGACTATGTACTATTAGGATATGAGGAAACAGATTTAGTTAAGTTGGATATTTTGGTTAATGGGGATAGAGTTGATGCATTGTCTCAGTTAGTCTTTAAGGATGGTGCGAGAGCAAAGGCTTTAAGTATTTGTAAAAAATTAAAAGATGAGATTGCAAGACAACAATTTAAAATAGCGATTCAAGGAGCTATTGGTTCAAACATTATTGCGCGTGAAACAATTTCACCTGTTAGGAAAGATGTTACTGCTAAATGTTATGGAGGCGATATTACTCGAAAAAGAAAGCTTTTAGAAAAGCAAAAGGAAGGGAAGAAGCGACTGAAGATGATAGGGAATATTGAGATACCACAAAGTGCATTTCTTGCTATTCTTAAATCAGATGATAATTAA
- a CDS encoding ATP synthase subunit K (produces ATP from ADP in the presence of a proton gradient across the membrane; the K subunit is a nonenzymatic component which binds the dimeric form by interacting with the G and E subunits): MNIGLIGVNSALAIAAIGSALGMGAAGSAAIGAWKRCYMQGKPAPFLLIVFVSAPLTQIIYGYILMNTLAGIMTQADPWLLFGAGFGGGLAISISAFAQGRTAAGACDAFAETGKGFATNLLVLGLIESVALFVMVFLMIFKFV, encoded by the coding sequence ATGAATATAGGTTTAATAGGAGTTAATTCGGCTTTAGCAATAGCTGCAATAGGTTCAGCTTTGGGTATGGGAGCTGCCGGAAGTGCTGCTATTGGGGCATGGAAGAGATGTTATATGCAAGGTAAGCCAGCTCCTTTCTTATTAATTGTTTTTGTATCAGCACCTTTGACACAAATAATATATGGTTATATATTGATGAATACTTTAGCAGGGATAATGACACAGGCGGATCCTTGGTTATTGTTTGGAGCTGGTTTTGGTGGTGGTCTTGCAATTTCTATTTCTGCTTTTGCGCAGGGTAGGACGGCTGCAGGTGCTTGTGATGCTTTTGCTGAAACTGGCAAGGGATTTGCGACAAATCTTTTGGTTTTAGGTCTCATAGAATCTGTGGCTCTTTTTGTGATGGTATTCTTGATGATATTTAAATTTGTTTAA